A genomic window from Sphingobacteriales bacterium includes:
- the nuoE gene encoding NADH-quinone oxidoreductase subunit NuoE — translation MTTATDIKFSDEAQQKVQEILNQYPKDKSKSALLPLLHLAQAEFDGWLSAPVMDYVASILNIQPIEVYEVASFYSMFNLKPVGKYLIEICQTSSCWMCGSEDIVRYLESKLQVEVGQPTQDGMFQIKTVECLGSCGTAPMFQIGDKYYENLTFDKIDTILEDLRKENKRSRYV, via the coding sequence ATGACAACAGCGACAGACATAAAATTTTCAGACGAAGCACAACAAAAAGTGCAGGAGATTTTAAATCAATATCCTAAGGATAAAAGCAAATCAGCTTTGTTGCCTTTACTGCACCTGGCACAGGCTGAATTTGATGGCTGGTTGAGTGCACCAGTGATGGATTATGTGGCATCTATCTTGAACATACAACCGATAGAAGTATATGAAGTGGCTTCCTTTTATTCTATGTTTAATTTGAAACCGGTAGGCAAATACCTGATAGAAATCTGTCAGACGAGTTCCTGCTGGATGTGCGGCTCGGAAGATATAGTCAGATACCTGGAAAGTAAATTACAGGTGGAAGTCGGACAGCCCACTCAAGACGGTATGTTCCAAATCAAAACGGTGGAGTGTCTGGGTTCGTGCGGAACGGCGCCGATGTTTCAGATAGGGGATAAGTATTATGAAAACCTGACCTTTGATAAAATTGATACGATTTTAGAGGACTTAAGAAAAGAAAATAAACGAAGCAGATACGTATAA
- a CDS encoding NADH-quinone oxidoreductase subunit D, with the protein MNNTSSTYEKKQYSTLNLGPTHPATHGIFQNVLTMDGEVIVDAVSTIGYIHRAFEKLSERRPYNQITPITDRLNYCSSPINNMGWHMTVEKLIGAEIPKRAQYMRVIIMELSRIADHIVCDTVIAVDTGAMTGFLHLFQYREWIYEIFEEICGARLTTNIGRIGGMERDFSPKVWDKIHHFMKEFPKGLAEFQKLVDRNRIFMDRTINIGGISVEDALDYGFTGPNLRAAGLDYDVRVANPYSSYQDFQFDIPVGTSGDTYDRYMVRMEEMWQSMRIIEQAIKNMPDGSYHADLPEFYLPPKQDVYSKMEALIYHFKIVMGETAVPKGEVYHSVEGGNGELGFYLISDGGRQPFRLHFRRPCFIYYQAYPSMIRGGMLSDAILTMSSMNVIAGELDA; encoded by the coding sequence ATGAATAATACAAGTTCTACATACGAAAAAAAGCAATATTCTACGCTGAACCTTGGCCCAACGCACCCGGCCACGCACGGTATATTTCAGAATGTATTGACGATGGATGGGGAAGTGATCGTGGATGCGGTTTCAACCATAGGTTATATCCACCGGGCATTTGAAAAATTATCCGAACGGAGGCCCTATAATCAGATTACACCTATTACCGACCGGTTGAACTATTGTTCTTCTCCTATAAATAATATGGGATGGCATATGACGGTGGAGAAATTAATCGGTGCCGAAATTCCGAAACGTGCGCAATATATGCGTGTCATTATCATGGAGTTGTCCCGTATTGCGGATCATATTGTTTGTGATACGGTAATCGCCGTAGATACAGGTGCTATGACGGGATTCCTGCATTTGTTTCAATACAGGGAATGGATTTACGAAATCTTTGAAGAGATATGCGGTGCCAGACTCACTACCAACATCGGACGAATAGGCGGAATGGAAAGAGATTTCTCTCCAAAAGTATGGGATAAGATCCATCACTTTATGAAAGAGTTCCCGAAAGGATTGGCAGAGTTCCAGAAATTGGTGGACAGAAACCGCATTTTCATGGACAGAACCATCAATATTGGCGGTATTTCCGTAGAAGATGCATTGGATTATGGTTTCACCGGTCCAAATCTCCGGGCGGCCGGCTTGGATTATGATGTCCGTGTGGCGAATCCATATTCCTCCTACCAGGATTTTCAGTTTGACATTCCGGTGGGTACCAGTGGTGATACGTATGACCGGTATATGGTGCGTATGGAAGAGATGTGGCAAAGTATGCGCATTATTGAACAAGCCATTAAAAATATGCCGGATGGCAGTTATCATGCCGATTTGCCGGAGTTTTATCTGCCTCCCAAACAGGATGTGTACAGTAAAATGGAAGCCCTGATTTATCATTTTAAAATTGTGATGGGAGAAACGGCAGTTCCGAAAGGGGAAGTATACCACAGCGTGGAAGGCGGAAACGGAGAGTTGGGCTTTTATTTAATCAGTGACGGCGGACGTCAGCCATTTCGTTTGCATTTTCGCCGGCCCTGCTTTATCTATTATCAGGCTTATCCGAGCATGATACGCGGCGGTATGCTGAGTGATGCGATTTTGACGATGAGCAGCATGAATGTGATTGCAGGAGAATTAGACGCATAG
- a CDS encoding NADH-quinone oxidoreductase subunit C has protein sequence MSELLDIVKDKLQQRFDGGLLAYELQYDIPVFIVKKDLIKEVLVFLKEDKELNFHFLTTLCGLHYPENLQDKEFGLMYQLHNMPKNWRVRIKTFMSREDMNVPTLTDVWKTANWMERQEYDFFGFNFIGHPNLRRILNMDEMNYFPMRKEYPLEDLQREDKNDKMFGR, from the coding sequence ATGAGTGAATTGTTAGATATAGTAAAAGATAAACTTCAGCAAAGATTTGATGGTGGCCTGCTGGCATACGAACTCCAATACGATATTCCTGTTTTTATAGTTAAAAAAGATCTTATCAAAGAGGTGCTCGTCTTTCTGAAAGAAGATAAAGAACTGAATTTTCATTTCCTGACTACCTTATGCGGATTACATTATCCTGAAAATCTGCAGGATAAGGAGTTTGGGTTGATGTATCAGTTGCATAATATGCCTAAAAATTGGAGAGTTCGTATCAAAACGTTCATGAGCAGGGAAGATATGAATGTGCCGACGTTGACGGATGTCTGGAAGACTGCCAACTGGATGGAAAGACAGGAGTATGATTTTTTTGGATTCAATTTTATCGGACATCCGAATTTGAGACGAATCCTCAATATGGACGAAATGAATTATTTCCCGATGCGAAAGGAATACCCACTGGAAGATTTGCAGCGGGAAGATAAAAATGATAAGATGTTTGGACGGTAA
- a CDS encoding NADH-quinone oxidoreductase subunit B, translating into MSTTAIDIHPAYKPEGLEGQGFFATSLDKVVGLARANSLWPLPFATSCCGIEFMATMAAHYDLARFGSERLSFSPRQADLLMVMGTISKKMGPVLRQVYEQMAEPKWVLSMGACASSGGIFDTYSVLQGIDRIIPVDVYIPGCPPRPEQVLDGILKIQELAKSEERRRRDSPEYKAMLAQYGIE; encoded by the coding sequence ATGAGTACAACAGCGATAGATATTCACCCGGCATACAAACCTGAAGGATTGGAAGGGCAGGGATTCTTTGCCACCTCTTTGGATAAAGTGGTGGGATTGGCAAGGGCTAACTCCTTATGGCCATTGCCGTTTGCAACATCGTGTTGTGGAATTGAATTTATGGCTACCATGGCGGCTCATTACGATTTGGCTCGGTTCGGATCTGAGCGTTTGAGCTTTTCTCCCCGTCAGGCAGATTTATTAATGGTGATGGGTACCATCTCCAAGAAAATGGGGCCGGTACTGCGTCAGGTATACGAGCAGATGGCAGAACCTAAATGGGTGCTGAGTATGGGTGCCTGTGCCAGCAGTGGCGGAATCTTCGATACTTATAGCGTATTGCAGGGAATTGACAGGATTATTCCGGTGGATGTTTATATTCCTGGCTGCCCGCCGCGTCCGGAGCAGGTACTCGATGGAATATTAAAAATACAGGAGTTGGCAAAAAGTGAGGAACGCAGAAGAAGGGATTCTCCGGAGTACAAAGCGATGTTGGCTCAATACGGAATAGAATAG
- a CDS encoding helix-turn-helix domain-containing protein: protein MYENEITDAAQRLAYEYVLKTFVNVFVTGKAGTGKTTFLKSIQHNAVKNTVVAAPTGVAAINAGGMTLHSLFQLPFGPFLPTKQRVSSNSTNLHSLFENLKLSKAKIQLLKELELLIIDEVSMLRCDTLDCIDTILRTVRRNQSEAFGGVQVLFIGDLFQLPPVAVDDEWRLLNDFYETPFFFSAQVMKECHFVHIEFTKIYRQSEEKFIRLLNKVRNNEMTEDDFYLLNDRYQPELLNDLDESITLTTHNWKADKINQSQLARLDGEAVGFSGTLEGDFNDKALPTEMNLNLKRGAQVMFIKNDSSHEKRYYNGKLATVTNLSDDVITVKFLEDDIEYTVDKETWENIRYNYNPAADKIEEEKIGSFTQYPIRLAWAITIHKSQGLTFDKAVIDTGQAFAAGQVYVALSRCRTLDGLFLMTRITQDAIMSDERIINFTENQLTGEDELIRTLPFHKMEFAKIQLIKAFDWTKMVDLVHEFSDFAEEKRIPEKETVLILIKAITQSIRELKETAAKFSIQLQEILKHIDQPEYQLLLQERTLKSIQYFGNQLTSQIIKPLDGMIVTMHHKKGVRGFLKKAEELELAFISKLQVIEKLQFGDTAFYEGASFYNKENTEIRELLQKKQEKGASQRESLRLYKDGKTAKQIAEVRNMALSTIEGHLAEFVSGGEIDIHDFLKEEDLQAIKAEMKQISGFSVTPLKQHFGDRFSYGRLRMAVVWLNKEK, encoded by the coding sequence ATGTACGAGAATGAAATTACGGATGCCGCGCAACGGCTTGCTTATGAATATGTCTTAAAAACCTTTGTGAATGTGTTTGTTACGGGAAAGGCGGGAACCGGAAAAACCACTTTTTTAAAATCCATACAACATAATGCGGTTAAAAACACCGTTGTCGCAGCCCCGACAGGCGTGGCTGCCATTAATGCAGGCGGAATGACACTGCACTCCCTGTTTCAGTTGCCTTTCGGGCCATTTCTGCCCACCAAACAACGGGTCTCCTCCAATTCCACCAACCTGCATTCTCTTTTTGAAAACCTTAAACTCAGCAAAGCTAAAATCCAGTTGCTTAAAGAGCTGGAACTGCTGATAATTGATGAAGTCAGTATGCTGCGCTGCGATACGCTGGATTGTATCGACACCATATTAAGAACCGTTCGCAGGAATCAGTCGGAAGCGTTCGGAGGTGTTCAGGTATTATTTATCGGCGATTTATTTCAACTTCCGCCTGTGGCTGTTGACGATGAATGGCGGCTGTTAAATGATTTTTATGAAACACCCTTTTTCTTCAGTGCACAGGTGATGAAAGAATGCCACTTCGTGCATATAGAATTTACCAAAATATACCGCCAGAGTGAAGAAAAATTCATCCGGCTACTGAATAAGGTGCGCAACAACGAGATGACAGAAGATGATTTCTATCTGTTAAATGACCGCTATCAGCCAGAGCTGCTGAATGACCTGGATGAATCCATCACCTTAACCACCCACAACTGGAAAGCAGACAAAATCAATCAATCACAGCTTGCCAGACTGGATGGAGAGGCGGTTGGTTTCTCCGGTACTCTGGAAGGCGATTTCAACGATAAGGCATTGCCTACAGAAATGAACCTGAATCTAAAGAGAGGTGCTCAGGTGATGTTTATCAAAAATGACAGTAGCCACGAGAAGCGATACTATAACGGAAAACTGGCTACGGTCACCAACCTTTCAGATGATGTCATTACTGTAAAATTCCTGGAGGATGACATAGAATATACGGTAGACAAGGAAACCTGGGAAAACATCCGTTACAACTACAATCCGGCTGCTGACAAGATAGAAGAAGAAAAAATAGGCAGTTTCACACAATATCCCATCCGCCTGGCATGGGCCATCACCATACATAAAAGCCAGGGGCTGACATTCGACAAAGCCGTGATAGACACCGGACAAGCGTTTGCTGCCGGACAGGTTTATGTGGCACTTAGCCGTTGCAGGACACTGGACGGACTGTTTCTGATGACGCGCATTACACAGGATGCAATTATGAGTGACGAGCGAATCATCAACTTTACGGAAAATCAACTAACGGGTGAAGATGAGTTGATTCGCACGCTTCCTTTTCATAAAATGGAGTTTGCCAAAATACAGCTGATAAAAGCCTTTGACTGGACCAAAATGGTGGATCTCGTCCATGAATTTTCAGATTTTGCAGAAGAAAAACGGATTCCGGAAAAAGAGACGGTACTCATACTGATAAAAGCCATCACCCAATCCATCCGGGAGTTAAAAGAAACGGCAGCTAAGTTTTCCATTCAGCTACAGGAAATACTGAAACATATAGACCAACCGGAATACCAATTGCTTCTACAGGAGCGCACCCTGAAATCCATCCAATACTTTGGAAACCAACTGACCAGCCAAATCATCAAACCGTTAGATGGCATGATTGTTACCATGCACCATAAGAAAGGTGTTCGCGGCTTTTTGAAAAAGGCGGAGGAACTCGAACTGGCTTTCATTTCCAAATTACAGGTAATAGAAAAGTTGCAGTTCGGCGACACAGCATTTTATGAAGGAGCATCCTTTTACAATAAGGAAAATACGGAAATCAGGGAGCTTCTGCAAAAAAAACAGGAAAAGGGAGCTTCGCAGCGGGAAAGCCTGCGACTATATAAAGATGGTAAAACCGCAAAACAGATAGCCGAAGTACGCAACATGGCACTATCTACCATAGAGGGGCATCTGGCAGAATTCGTATCTGGCGGTGAAATTGACATTCATGATTTTTTAAAGGAAGAAGATTTACAAGCTATAAAAGCTGAAATGAAACAAATTTCCGGATTTTCAGTTACGCCGCTAAAACAACATTTCGGCGACCGGTTTTCCTACGGACGACTGAGAATGGCAGTGGTATGGCTGAATAAAGAGAAATAA
- a CDS encoding 4-hydroxy-tetrahydrodipicolinate synthase → MNFKGVGVALVTPFNEQKEVNFAEFEKVVNYVIDGGVDYVVVLGTTGESVTLSKNEKQDLIKACVDVTNKRVPVVAGFGGNDTKNIIDDINKYDLTGVNAVLSVSPYYNKPTQEGIFEHYKAIANNTNLPIILYNVPGRTASNIRASTTLQLAHEFKNIIGIKEASNDWMQLFWLAREKPVDFLLISGNDDLIVPQISIGYDGVISVIANATPKHFSDMVHQALNGDYASARKTVYALDELITYLFEQGNPAGVKAALKHLGVCDDFVRLPLMPVNIELRQKIGKKLDGLFAAV, encoded by the coding sequence TTGAATTTTAAGGGTGTTGGTGTGGCATTGGTAACACCATTTAATGAGCAGAAAGAAGTCAATTTTGCGGAGTTTGAGAAAGTCGTCAACTATGTTATTGATGGCGGAGTGGATTATGTCGTCGTACTGGGCACAACGGGAGAATCGGTTACCCTCAGTAAAAACGAAAAACAAGACCTCATAAAGGCATGCGTGGATGTAACGAATAAACGTGTTCCGGTCGTTGCAGGTTTTGGCGGAAACGATACAAAGAATATCATTGATGACATAAATAAATATGACCTGACCGGTGTTAATGCTGTTTTATCGGTAAGTCCATATTATAACAAACCGACACAGGAAGGCATTTTCGAGCATTACAAGGCTATAGCCAATAATACGAACTTACCAATTATACTCTATAATGTACCGGGAAGAACAGCTTCTAATATCCGGGCAAGTACAACCCTGCAACTCGCTCATGAATTCAAAAATATCATTGGCATTAAGGAAGCGAGCAACGACTGGATGCAGCTGTTCTGGCTGGCAAGGGAAAAACCTGTTGATTTTCTGCTTATCAGCGGTAACGACGATCTGATAGTTCCCCAAATATCGATAGGCTATGACGGAGTCATTTCAGTGATTGCCAATGCCACTCCTAAACATTTCTCTGACATGGTGCATCAGGCGTTAAATGGGGATTATGCTTCCGCACGCAAGACTGTCTATGCATTGGACGAGCTGATTACCTATTTGTTTGAACAGGGCAATCCTGCAGGTGTGAAGGCAGCTTTGAAACACCTGGGTGTTTGTGACGATTTTGTTCGCCTACCGCTGATGCCGGTCAACATTGAACTGCGTCAAAAAATTGGCAAAAAACTGGACGGTCTGTTTGCGGCTGTATAA
- a CDS encoding cellulase family glycosylhydrolase yields the protein MKWKITAMLCSAMLISCTKNTADDFTVQNNWNINWIDVRDRQFYDEQGRTIQLRGINARLDGLFDVVHADGRTANEIIPETTEEDIKGMAAMGFNLLRLPINWSAYEPERNEINHAYIDRIKEVVGWCKDAGIYVQIDWHSDAYSKEMGEDGAPYWAIFPAAFPKAEGIIDFDDLFAFRANPFVFLAFHNFFINYDGYQDEFLDVWKDIIREFKEENAVIGFEPANEPICSAAGLSDAVLMRFYERCSRSMRSIDTRHSLWLEPDAIRNFTEVSPLLTTPFIDNKVVYCPHYYPNLTQGASYAKVDVWKQVMKKAMDRIVLEGQSWNAPVCMNEWGMNPSREAGAAYVVAFKEMAEDRNIHHAFWLWKEPLPGTSGKDGNWGFYEHISGNKQWAERTEAKNLFAVPYAMAIPGILIDHRFDLTANSLRFTFESNHSSSGPVIYIPDNRYSNGFEIRLNGVKVKYEKDEYGRVAVGWNPFISDKVIIEVVPN from the coding sequence ATGAAATGGAAGATAACTGCAATGTTGTGCTCCGCAATGTTGATTTCCTGCACTAAGAATACTGCGGATGATTTTACAGTGCAAAATAATTGGAATATTAACTGGATAGATGTACGTGACCGGCAGTTTTATGATGAACAGGGAAGAACCATACAGTTGCGTGGAATCAATGCCCGTCTGGACGGATTGTTTGATGTGGTTCATGCTGACGGAAGAACCGCTAATGAAATTATTCCGGAAACGACAGAAGAGGATATAAAAGGGATGGCAGCCATGGGATTTAATCTGCTTCGGCTGCCAATAAACTGGAGCGCTTACGAACCGGAACGCAATGAAATTAACCACGCTTATATAGACAGAATAAAGGAAGTGGTTGGCTGGTGTAAGGATGCCGGAATCTATGTCCAGATTGACTGGCACAGCGATGCCTACAGCAAGGAAATGGGAGAGGACGGAGCGCCTTATTGGGCAATATTTCCCGCGGCTTTCCCAAAAGCAGAGGGTATCATTGATTTTGATGACCTCTTTGCCTTTAGGGCAAATCCGTTTGTCTTTTTAGCCTTTCATAATTTCTTTATCAACTATGACGGGTATCAGGATGAGTTTCTCGATGTGTGGAAAGATATTATACGGGAGTTTAAAGAGGAGAATGCCGTTATCGGATTTGAACCGGCGAATGAGCCTATCTGTTCGGCAGCCGGCCTGAGTGATGCTGTCTTAATGAGGTTTTATGAAAGATGTTCCCGTTCAATGCGAAGTATAGATACAAGGCATTCATTATGGTTAGAACCTGATGCTATCCGTAATTTTACGGAGGTCTCTCCATTGCTTACTACTCCATTTATAGATAATAAGGTTGTCTATTGTCCGCATTATTATCCCAATCTGACACAAGGAGCCAGTTATGCAAAAGTAGATGTTTGGAAGCAGGTAATGAAAAAAGCTATGGACAGGATAGTGCTGGAGGGACAAAGCTGGAATGCGCCGGTTTGTATGAATGAGTGGGGTATGAATCCGTCCAGAGAAGCCGGTGCCGCCTATGTTGTAGCTTTCAAAGAAATGGCCGAAGACAGAAATATTCACCATGCATTCTGGCTCTGGAAAGAGCCGCTGCCGGGTACTTCCGGTAAGGATGGTAACTGGGGGTTCTATGAACATATCAGCGGTAATAAACAATGGGCGGAGCGGACAGAAGCTAAAAACTTATTTGCTGTTCCGTATGCCATGGCTATACCGGGAATACTGATAGATCATCGGTTTGATTTGACAGCCAATAGCTTAAGATTTACCTTTGAGAGCAATCATTCTTCTTCCGGCCCTGTAATATATATTCCGGATAACCGGTATTCAAATGGCTTTGAAATAAGATTGAACGGAGTTAAAGTGAAATATGAAAAAGATGAATACGGGAGGGTTGCTGTAGGATGGAATCCTTTCATCTCCGATAAGGTAATTATAGAAGTGGTGCCCAATTGA
- a CDS encoding T9SS type A sorting domain-containing protein, which translates to MAPIALCQNVSVTLSGGTASIVAGDVNNGSTDACGIANLAVTTTSFNCSNIGANPVVLTVTDNNGNSSTCAAAVTVVGTIPSAVISQSTMPQFCQGNQVILTATPSEPVTYAWETGQTTQSINVYATGTYNLNVTNGNGCTASASTYVNYNPVGFNAAYTIIGFEEVHLHGYNTVLNGGVGVTTAGEQAKIHENTMITGATTFVKAPVLDIKTGSVVTNQYTGVANFTIPSYFGNPYAGVTNVNVASGATVTLSDSIYKNIQIGANAVVTFTRPIIYMDELKVKDGATVKFSGCAKISVNKKVDFEKNTKFNLERNKVTIYVGDEDKKDDKKVVEWGEGSVFFGNVFAQRGEIRSLKGKATNPIRLTGQFIGRKVQGDDYTIWDWETNCDPNCTPAPAPVCACVGGLKKITFEYSIWDSSSVSTNATMYIFSDPLLTDTLAKFSNVNPGDIFTVSATSLPGGIFNSITYAQIAQNPDSIIVIPTTCNADIVGSFYRELYMYSQVDNSNVLCGISSCANGKTLMCHKPKNKAAHTHCVKDKDVQKKLNSKGGEWSVGPCANNREIEADIAEELHEHAEVEMTAMPNPFFDITNIKLRLPVDARVRLAVYNAVGQEVELLYSGTVEGGLDYIYQFNGAGHAAGMYFYRLETSEGKYYVKPVILSK; encoded by the coding sequence GTGGCACCAATCGCATTGTGTCAGAATGTTTCAGTTACACTTTCCGGTGGAACTGCTTCTATTGTCGCTGGCGATGTAAATAATGGTAGTACAGACGCCTGTGGTATAGCTAATTTAGCTGTTACAACGACATCATTCAATTGTAGTAATATCGGTGCAAATCCGGTTGTATTGACAGTAACGGATAATAACGGTAACAGCAGCACTTGTGCTGCAGCGGTGACGGTAGTAGGTACAATTCCTTCTGCGGTCATCAGCCAAAGTACAATGCCTCAGTTCTGCCAGGGTAATCAGGTGATACTTACTGCTACACCGAGTGAGCCGGTAACGTATGCATGGGAGACCGGCCAGACTACACAGAGCATCAATGTATATGCAACAGGTACATATAATCTGAATGTAACAAATGGCAACGGATGTACTGCAAGTGCTAGTACTTATGTAAATTATAACCCGGTTGGCTTTAATGCAGCTTATACCATAATTGGGTTCGAAGAAGTGCACTTACATGGTTACAACACCGTATTGAACGGCGGTGTTGGTGTGACAACAGCCGGTGAGCAAGCTAAAATACATGAGAATACGATGATAACGGGAGCTACCACATTTGTGAAAGCACCGGTGTTAGACATCAAAACAGGCTCGGTGGTAACTAACCAATATACCGGAGTTGCCAACTTCACCATTCCGTCATATTTTGGTAATCCGTATGCAGGTGTTACAAATGTGAATGTTGCCAGTGGAGCTACAGTTACCTTGTCAGATTCCATCTATAAAAATATCCAGATAGGAGCGAATGCCGTAGTTACGTTCACACGTCCTATCATCTATATGGATGAATTAAAAGTAAAAGATGGGGCTACTGTTAAGTTCAGCGGATGTGCGAAAATATCGGTGAACAAAAAAGTGGATTTTGAGAAGAATACGAAGTTCAACCTGGAACGCAACAAGGTGACGATATATGTAGGTGATGAGGATAAGAAAGATGACAAGAAAGTAGTAGAGTGGGGTGAAGGTTCCGTATTCTTTGGTAACGTATTCGCACAACGCGGAGAGATTAGGTCATTGAAAGGTAAAGCGACCAATCCTATCCGTCTGACCGGACAGTTTATTGGCAGAAAAGTTCAGGGAGATGATTATACGATATGGGATTGGGAAACCAATTGTGATCCGAACTGTACTCCAGCTCCTGCACCGGTATGTGCATGTGTTGGCGGATTGAAAAAAATCACCTTTGAGTACTCTATATGGGATAGCTCATCCGTTTCGACGAATGCAACCATGTATATTTTCTCTGATCCGTTGTTGACAGATACGTTAGCGAAATTCTCCAATGTAAATCCCGGAGATATCTTTACGGTCTCTGCAACCTCATTGCCTGGAGGGATATTCAACAGTATCACCTATGCTCAAATTGCACAGAATCCGGATTCCATCATAGTAATCCCAACCACTTGTAATGCAGATATCGTTGGCAGTTTCTATCGTGAGTTGTACATGTACTCTCAGGTAGACAACAGTAATGTGCTGTGTGGTATCAGTTCTTGTGCAAACGGTAAAACACTGATGTGTCACAAACCTAAGAACAAGGCAGCTCATACGCATTGTGTGAAAGACAAGGATGTTCAGAAGAAACTGAACTCCAAAGGCGGTGAGTGGAGTGTAGGTCCATGTGCCAACAACCGTGAGATAGAAGCAGATATAGCAGAAGAACTGCACGAACATGCTGAAGTAGAGATGACGGCAATGCCGAATCCATTCTTTGATATTACGAATATCAAGCTGAGATTGCCGGTAGATGCCAGAGTACGATTAGCCGTGTACAATGCGGTTGGCCAGGAAGTGGAATTGCTGTATAGCGGCACAGTTGAAGGTGGATTAGATTATATCTATCAGTTCAACGGAGCCGGTCATGCAGCCGGTATGTACTTCTACAGACTGGAAACATCAGAAGGTAAGTACTATGTGAAACCTGTTATTCTTTCCAAGTAA